Proteins found in one Amycolatopsis aidingensis genomic segment:
- the nusG gene encoding transcription termination/antitermination protein NusG — MTSENGSGAGQDLTGLSDEQVLAAAGDESSEPTEPAEPAADASEAAPETTDAPEAAAAEPATAAAEEDPVAKLRAELRSLPGEWYVVHSYAGYENKVKTNLETRTQTLDVEDYIFQIEVPTEEVTEIKNGQRKQVQRKVLPGYILVRMELNDASWSAVRNTPGVTGFVGATSRPSPLSIEEVLKFLAPEAEKAAPAKAAKGEPAAADTSLGGSAVEVDFEVGESVTVMDGPFATLPATISEVNADGQKLKVLVSIFGRETPVELSFNQVSKI; from the coding sequence GTGACCTCCGAGAACGGCTCAGGAGCCGGTCAGGATCTGACCGGCCTCTCCGACGAGCAGGTGCTCGCGGCCGCCGGCGACGAGAGCTCGGAACCCACCGAGCCTGCCGAGCCCGCCGCGGACGCCTCGGAGGCGGCCCCCGAGACCACGGACGCTCCCGAGGCCGCCGCGGCCGAGCCGGCCACGGCCGCCGCCGAGGAGGACCCGGTCGCGAAGCTGCGCGCCGAGCTGCGGTCGCTGCCCGGCGAGTGGTACGTCGTGCACTCCTACGCCGGCTACGAGAACAAGGTCAAGACCAATCTCGAGACGCGTACCCAGACCCTGGACGTCGAGGACTACATCTTCCAGATCGAGGTGCCGACCGAAGAGGTCACCGAGATCAAGAACGGCCAGCGCAAGCAGGTGCAGCGCAAGGTGCTGCCCGGCTACATCCTGGTCCGGATGGAGCTGAACGACGCATCCTGGAGCGCGGTGCGCAACACCCCGGGCGTCACCGGTTTCGTCGGCGCCACCTCGCGCCCCTCGCCGCTGAGCATCGAGGAGGTGCTCAAGTTCCTGGCGCCCGAGGCGGAGAAGGCGGCACCGGCCAAGGCGGCCAAGGGCGAGCCCGCCGCCGCGGACACCTCGCTGGGTGGCTCCGCCGTGGAGGTCGACTTCGAGGTCGGCGAGTCGGTTACCGTGATGGACGGCCCGTTCGCGACGCTGCCCGCCACGATCAGCGAGGTCAACGCCGACGGGCAGAAGCTGAAGGTCCTGGTGTCGATCTTCGGCCGGGAGACGCCGGTCGAGCTGTCGTTCAACCAGGTCTCCAAGATCTGA
- a CDS encoding pyridoxal phosphate-dependent aminotransferase yields the protein MAGMPTSTSSPTSRVSARVAAISPSATLAVDAKAKALRAEGRPVIGFGAGQPDFPTPEHIVEAAAAAVHDRANHGYTAAAGLPELRAAIADKTLRDSGYRVGPEQVLVTNGGKQAVYSAFATLLDPGDEVLLPAPFWTSYPESIRLAGGVAVQVTADESTGYRVTVEQLEAARTPRTKVLLFNSPANPTGAVYPRAEVRAIGEWAQRHGIWVITDEIYEHLVYDGATADSLPVVVPELADRTLVLNGVAKTYSMTGWRVGWMLGPPDVIKAASDYQSHLCGNVANVSQRAALAAVAGPLDEVARMRAAFDARRRRIVSLLGEIPGVECPVPEGAFYAYPSVRSLLGRRLRGQRPASTAELAELILREAEVAVVPGEAFGTPGYFRFSYALAEEDLVAGIGRVAGLLAEAD from the coding sequence ATGGCAGGTATGCCGACCTCCACGAGCAGCCCGACCAGCCGGGTTTCGGCCAGGGTCGCCGCGATCTCCCCTTCGGCCACGCTGGCCGTGGACGCCAAGGCCAAGGCACTGCGGGCCGAGGGCCGCCCGGTGATCGGCTTCGGCGCGGGCCAGCCGGACTTCCCCACCCCGGAACACATCGTCGAGGCCGCGGCCGCCGCGGTCCATGACCGGGCCAACCACGGCTACACCGCCGCGGCGGGCCTGCCCGAACTCCGCGCGGCGATCGCGGACAAGACCCTGCGGGACTCCGGCTACCGGGTCGGCCCGGAGCAGGTACTGGTGACCAACGGCGGCAAGCAGGCGGTCTATTCCGCGTTCGCCACCCTGCTCGACCCCGGCGACGAGGTGCTGCTGCCCGCACCGTTCTGGACCAGCTACCCGGAGTCGATCAGGCTGGCAGGCGGGGTCGCCGTGCAGGTCACCGCGGACGAGTCCACCGGCTATCGGGTCACCGTCGAGCAGCTGGAGGCGGCCCGCACCCCGCGGACCAAGGTGCTGCTGTTCAACTCGCCTGCCAACCCGACCGGCGCGGTGTACCCGCGTGCGGAGGTGCGGGCCATTGGCGAGTGGGCGCAGCGGCACGGCATCTGGGTGATCACCGACGAGATCTACGAGCATCTGGTCTACGACGGCGCCACCGCGGACTCGCTGCCGGTGGTGGTTCCGGAGCTGGCGGACCGGACGCTGGTGCTGAACGGGGTCGCCAAGACCTACTCGATGACCGGCTGGCGGGTCGGCTGGATGCTGGGGCCGCCGGATGTGATCAAGGCCGCCTCGGACTACCAGTCCCATCTGTGCGGCAATGTCGCGAACGTGTCCCAGCGGGCGGCGCTGGCGGCCGTGGCTGGCCCACTGGACGAGGTGGCGCGGATGCGGGCGGCCTTCGACGCGCGGCGCAGGCGGATCGTCTCGCTGCTCGGCGAGATCCCGGGAGTCGAGTGCCCGGTACCGGAGGGCGCGTTCTACGCCTATCCCTCGGTGCGCTCGTTGCTTGGCAGGCGGCTGCGCGGGCAGCGCCCGGCGAGCACCGCGGAACTGGCCGAACTCATCCTGCGCGAGGCCGAGGTGGCCGTGGTGCCGGGCGAGGCGTTCGGCACCCCCGGCTACTTCCGGTTCTCCTACGCACTGGCCGAGGAGGACCTGGTGGCGGGCATCGGCAGGGTGGCAGGGCTGCTGGCCGAGGCGGACTGA
- a CDS encoding ABC transporter ATP-binding protein, producing MGAEVVIEGLSKSFGKQAIWRDVTLTLPPGEVSVMLGPSGTGKSVFLKSMIGLLKPDHGRCVVNGVDIVTCSEHKLYETRKLFGVLFQDGALFGSMNLYDNVAFPLREHTKKSESEIKRIVLEKLEMTGLSGAEKKLPGEISGGMRKRAGLARALVLDPEIILCDEPDSGLDPVRTAYLSQLLIDLNAQIDATILIVTHNINVARTVPDNLGMLFRKELVMFGPREVLLTSDEPVVEQFLNGRRIGPIGMSEEKDSAQMAREQAQADAGHHDGSTEDVRGIVPQIEPTPGMPERMGVRRRKDRVMKILHTLPPAAQEGIIESLTPEEQRHYGVRPHHLVGAGHQATQPLPTPGHGQHSGELPAQQVADLPDSGWREPGDGPTRPRPSGNSRMRPRDPGQGGS from the coding sequence ATGGGTGCCGAGGTGGTCATCGAGGGTCTGTCCAAGTCCTTCGGCAAGCAGGCCATCTGGCGGGATGTGACGCTGACGCTCCCGCCCGGCGAGGTGTCGGTCATGCTCGGTCCCTCGGGCACCGGCAAATCCGTGTTCCTCAAGTCCATGATCGGGCTGCTGAAGCCGGACCACGGCCGCTGCGTGGTCAACGGGGTGGACATCGTCACCTGCTCCGAGCACAAGCTCTACGAGACGCGGAAGCTGTTCGGAGTGCTGTTCCAGGACGGTGCCCTGTTCGGCTCGATGAACCTCTACGACAACGTCGCCTTTCCGCTGCGCGAGCACACCAAGAAATCCGAATCCGAGATCAAGCGGATCGTGCTGGAAAAGCTGGAAATGACCGGTCTGTCCGGGGCCGAGAAGAAACTGCCCGGCGAGATCTCCGGCGGGATGCGCAAGCGCGCCGGGCTGGCGCGGGCGCTGGTGCTGGACCCGGAGATCATCCTGTGCGACGAGCCGGACTCCGGCCTCGACCCGGTCCGCACGGCCTACCTCTCCCAGCTGCTGATCGACCTGAACGCGCAGATCGACGCCACCATCCTGATCGTTACGCACAACATCAACGTCGCCCGCACCGTCCCGGACAACCTTGGCATGCTGTTCCGCAAGGAACTGGTGATGTTCGGTCCGCGCGAGGTCCTGCTCACCAGCGACGAACCGGTGGTCGAGCAGTTCCTGAACGGCAGGCGGATCGGCCCGATCGGGATGTCGGAGGAGAAGGACTCCGCGCAGATGGCCCGCGAGCAGGCACAGGCCGACGCCGGGCACCACGACGGGTCCACCGAGGACGTGCGCGGCATCGTGCCGCAGATCGAGCCCACCCCCGGCATGCCGGAGCGGATGGGCGTGCGCCGCCGCAAGGACCGGGTGATGAAGATCCTGCACACCCTGCCGCCCGCGGCGCAGGAGGGCATCATCGAGTCGCTGACCCCCGAGGAGCAGCGGCACTACGGTGTCCGCCCGCACCACCTGGTCGGCGCAGGGCACCAGGCCACCCAGCCACTGCCGACGCCGGGGCACGGCCAGCACTCCGGGGAGCTGCCTGCCCAGCAGGTCGCCGACCTGCCCGACTCGGGCTGGCGCGAGCCGGGCGACGGCCCGACCCGGCCCAGACCGAGTGGTAACTCCAGGATGCGGCCGCGAGATCCCGGCCAGGGTGGCTCATGA
- the rplK gene encoding 50S ribosomal protein L11, translated as MPPKKKKLAAIIKLQIQAGAANPAPPVGPALGQHGVNIMEFCKAYNAATESQRGNVVPVEISVFEDRSFDFKLKTPPAAKLLLKAAGVDKGSGEPHKSKVGKVTWDQLREIAETKKTDLNADDPEQAVKIIAGTARSMGLTIE; from the coding sequence ATGCCACCCAAGAAGAAGAAGCTTGCAGCGATCATCAAGCTGCAGATCCAGGCGGGGGCCGCGAACCCGGCTCCGCCGGTCGGCCCGGCGTTGGGTCAGCACGGCGTCAACATCATGGAGTTCTGCAAGGCCTACAACGCCGCGACCGAGTCGCAGCGCGGCAACGTGGTGCCGGTCGAGATCTCCGTGTTCGAGGACCGCTCGTTCGACTTCAAGCTCAAGACCCCGCCCGCCGCGAAGCTGCTGCTGAAGGCGGCCGGCGTGGACAAGGGCAGCGGCGAGCCGCACAAGAGCAAGGTCGGCAAGGTGACCTGGGACCAGCTCCGGGAGATCGCCGAGACCAAGAAGACCGACCTGAACGCCGACGACCCCGAGCAGGCCGTCAAGATCATCGCAGGCACCGCCCGCTCGATGGGCCTCACCATCGAGTGA
- a CDS encoding MlaE family ABC transporter permease — protein sequence MSSAATPAKVPGIGMLRETGKLFALGLDVARGIFQRPFQVREFIQQSWFIASVTILPTALVSIPFGALVALQLGSLITQLGAESFIGAASVLAIIQQAAPIVTALLVAGAGGSALCADIGARTIREEIDAMEVLGVSAVQRLIVPRVLACMLVAVLLNGVVSVIGVLGGYFFNVVLQGGTPGAYLASFSALAQLPDLWISEIKAVIFGFIAGIVAAYRGLNPPPGPKGVGDAVNQSVVITFLLLFFVNFILTLLYLQIVPPKGS from the coding sequence ATGAGCTCAGCGGCCACCCCGGCCAAAGTTCCCGGCATCGGAATGCTGCGTGAGACCGGGAAGCTGTTCGCCCTCGGTCTCGACGTCGCGCGCGGAATCTTCCAGCGACCGTTCCAGGTGCGGGAGTTCATCCAGCAGTCCTGGTTCATCGCGAGCGTCACGATCCTGCCGACCGCGCTGGTGTCCATCCCGTTCGGCGCGCTGGTCGCGCTGCAACTCGGGTCGCTGATCACCCAGCTCGGTGCGGAGTCGTTCATCGGCGCGGCCAGCGTGCTGGCGATCATCCAGCAGGCGGCGCCGATCGTGACCGCGCTGCTGGTCGCCGGCGCGGGCGGCTCCGCGCTCTGCGCGGACATCGGCGCGCGCACGATCCGCGAGGAGATCGACGCCATGGAGGTGCTCGGCGTCTCCGCGGTGCAGCGGCTGATCGTGCCGAGGGTGCTGGCCTGCATGCTGGTCGCCGTCCTGCTCAACGGCGTGGTCAGCGTGATCGGGGTGCTCGGCGGCTACTTCTTCAACGTGGTGCTGCAGGGTGGGACCCCCGGTGCCTACCTGGCCAGCTTCTCCGCGCTCGCCCAGCTGCCGGACCTGTGGATCAGCGAGATCAAGGCGGTGATCTTCGGGTTCATCGCCGGGATCGTCGCCGCCTACCGCGGGCTGAACCCGCCGCCGGGACCGAAGGGCGTCGGCGACGCGGTGAACCAGTCCGTGGTGATCACCTTCCTGCTGCTGTTCTTCGTCAACTTCATCCTCACGCTGCTGTACCTGCAGATCGTGCCGCCGAAGGGGAGTTGA
- the secE gene encoding preprotein translocase subunit SecE yields the protein MSEDGEKDQEKEQQQPSRPNTAAARRERRASARPDAGKSGEADTGKRPAPKGKSSGRKPDKAGKPAAKTEGKDRPTPKREDTGKKQASLFSRIVRFLREVWAELKKVIWPTRKQMITYTAVVLVFVSFMIALVFALDLAFGEVVALVFGE from the coding sequence GTGAGCGAGGACGGCGAGAAGGACCAGGAGAAGGAGCAGCAGCAACCTTCCCGTCCGAACACCGCCGCGGCTCGGCGGGAGCGCCGTGCCTCCGCACGTCCGGATGCAGGCAAGAGCGGTGAGGCGGACACTGGGAAGCGTCCCGCCCCGAAGGGCAAGTCTTCGGGGCGGAAGCCGGACAAGGCGGGCAAGCCCGCTGCCAAAACCGAAGGCAAGGACCGGCCGACGCCGAAGCGGGAAGACACCGGGAAGAAGCAGGCCTCGCTGTTCAGCAGGATCGTCCGCTTCCTCCGTGAGGTGTGGGCCGAACTGAAGAAGGTCATCTGGCCGACCAGGAAGCAGATGATCACCTACACGGCCGTGGTGTTGGTGTTCGTTTCCTTCATGATCGCCCTGGTGTTCGCCCTCGACCTCGCCTTCGGTGAGGTCGTGGCGCTCGTGTTCGGCGAGTAA
- the rplL gene encoding 50S ribosomal protein L7/L12 produces the protein MAKMSTDELLDAFKELTLLELSDFVKKFEETFDVTAAAPAAVVAGPAAGGEAAPVEEEQDEFDVILEGAGDKKIQVIKVVREVVSGLGLKEAKEMVEGVPKPLLEKVDKEAAEAAKAKLEEAGASVSVK, from the coding sequence ATGGCGAAGATGAGCACCGACGAACTGCTCGACGCGTTCAAGGAGCTGACGCTGCTCGAGCTGTCGGACTTCGTGAAGAAGTTCGAGGAGACCTTCGACGTCACCGCGGCCGCCCCGGCCGCCGTGGTCGCCGGCCCCGCCGCTGGTGGCGAGGCCGCCCCGGTCGAGGAGGAGCAGGACGAGTTCGACGTCATCCTCGAGGGCGCTGGCGACAAGAAGATCCAGGTCATCAAGGTCGTCCGCGAGGTCGTCTCCGGCCTCGGCCTGAAGGAGGCCAAGGAGATGGTCGAGGGCGTGCCGAAGCCGCTGCTGGAGAAGGTCGACAAGGAGGCCGCCGAGGCCGCCAAGGCCAAGCTGGAGGAGGCCGGGGCCTCGGTCTCGGTCAAGTGA
- a CDS encoding SGNH/GDSL hydrolase family protein, translating into MRGAKPTVTLPALLALLLAGCGGEQAEPARERYVALGDSYTSAPGTGPATGPPGCDRSTTNYPHLVAARLRPAEFADVSCAGARTAHLSEPQRTGEGTNPPQLEAVTESTTLVTLGIGGNDVGFIGFAADCVATTENATPCRDELTAGGRDRIAENVTATAGRVATALDRIAARASRARVLVVGYPTVLPQGAGCRPELPYLGTDIAYLRAGLGSLNAMLAEQARAHGAEFVDTAGPSREHDVCTSTRWVEGPRPEGEAAPLHPNQRGNRGMAEAVLATVRSEPG; encoded by the coding sequence ATGCGCGGCGCGAAGCCCACGGTGACGCTGCCGGCCCTGCTGGCACTGCTCCTTGCCGGCTGCGGCGGCGAGCAGGCGGAACCGGCGCGGGAGCGGTATGTCGCCCTCGGCGACTCCTACACCTCGGCCCCGGGAACCGGGCCTGCCACCGGCCCGCCTGGATGCGATCGCTCGACCACCAACTACCCGCATCTGGTCGCCGCGCGGTTACGGCCCGCCGAGTTCGCCGATGTCAGTTGCGCCGGGGCGCGAACAGCGCACCTGAGCGAGCCGCAGCGGACCGGGGAAGGCACCAACCCGCCCCAGCTCGAAGCCGTTACCGAGAGCACCACCTTGGTCACCCTTGGCATCGGCGGTAACGATGTTGGCTTCATCGGCTTCGCCGCCGACTGCGTGGCTACCACCGAGAACGCCACCCCGTGCCGGGACGAACTGACCGCGGGCGGCCGCGACCGGATCGCCGAGAACGTGACCGCGACGGCGGGCAGGGTGGCCACCGCGCTGGACCGGATCGCGGCCCGCGCGTCACGGGCCAGGGTGCTGGTGGTGGGTTATCCGACGGTGCTGCCGCAGGGCGCTGGCTGCCGGCCGGAGCTGCCCTACCTCGGCACGGACATCGCCTACCTCAGGGCGGGGCTCGGCTCGCTGAACGCGATGCTGGCCGAGCAGGCCAGGGCGCACGGCGCCGAGTTCGTGGACACCGCGGGCCCGAGCCGGGAGCACGACGTCTGCACGTCCACTCGCTGGGTGGAGGGGCCGCGGCCGGAGGGCGAGGCGGCCCCGCTGCATCCGAACCAGCGGGGCAATCGCGGGATGGCGGAGGCCGTACTCGCGACGGTGCGGAGCGAGCCGGGCTAG
- the rplJ gene encoding 50S ribosomal protein L10, whose amino-acid sequence MAKPDKVAAVAEIADRFRNASATVVTEYTGLSVSQLGKLRRALGSSAKYRVAKNTLVKRAVEDAGIEGMDDLFVGPTAITFVEDDPVEAAKVLKDFAKEHNALVIKGGYMDGRPITVEEIQKLADLESREVLLSKAAGAFKAKLSQAAAMFNEPASQVARLAAALEEKQRESGDAPAES is encoded by the coding sequence ATGGCGAAGCCTGACAAGGTAGCGGCCGTCGCCGAGATCGCGGACCGGTTCCGCAACGCCTCGGCAACCGTCGTCACCGAGTACACCGGCCTTTCGGTGTCTCAGCTCGGCAAGCTGCGCCGCGCCCTCGGCTCGAGTGCCAAGTACCGGGTCGCGAAGAACACCCTCGTCAAGCGTGCCGTCGAGGACGCGGGCATCGAGGGGATGGACGACCTCTTCGTCGGCCCGACCGCGATCACCTTCGTCGAGGATGATCCGGTCGAGGCCGCGAAGGTGCTCAAGGACTTCGCGAAGGAGCACAACGCCCTGGTGATCAAGGGCGGCTACATGGATGGCCGTCCGATCACCGTCGAGGAGATCCAGAAGCTCGCCGACCTGGAGAGCCGCGAGGTGCTGCTTTCCAAGGCCGCGGGCGCGTTCAAGGCGAAGCTGTCCCAGGCAGCCGCCATGTTCAACGAGCCCGCGTCCCAGGTCGCCCGCCTGGCCGCTGCGCTGGAAGAGAAGCAGCGCGAGTCCGGTGACGCACCGGCCGAGAGCTGA
- a CDS encoding MCE family protein, with the protein MRTVTRRLLGLGFVIVMVGLVSLSIAMYNKAFTDFVTVKLRADKVGNQLDRQSDVKVRGLIVGTVYDVAATSTGAELTLRLDPESADLIPQNVSARFLPKTLFGERYVALQIPDDPAQQRLTDGDVIPQDRSSAAVELSQAFEHLLPVLQAVQPQKLSSTLSAISTSLQGRGKPLGQTLSELGRYLGDLNPHVPQLQENLRELADFSHNLSDAAPDLVQTLDNLTTTSQTVVDQRGNLQALYGNLTQASTDLRSFLAANAENLIRLGDSARPTAELLAKYAPEYPCVIGQMADLVPKLNTVFGKGTDKPGLHATLEITNTRGPYKAGVDEPEFNDKRGPRCYAMDDYPQPFPQHPPEGPIKDGTSQPPAARSVNDGLLPPANAEKVASGGGAVAGSPAYTPAEHDFLSQLVGPQVGMDPAEVPGWSGLLVGPLYRGAEVSFE; encoded by the coding sequence ATGAGGACAGTCACCCGCCGGCTGCTCGGCCTTGGTTTCGTCATCGTCATGGTGGGCCTGGTCTCGCTCAGCATCGCGATGTACAACAAGGCGTTCACCGACTTCGTCACCGTGAAGCTGCGCGCGGACAAGGTGGGCAACCAGCTCGACCGGCAGTCCGATGTCAAGGTGCGCGGGCTGATCGTCGGCACCGTGTACGACGTGGCCGCCACCTCCACCGGCGCCGAGCTCACGCTGCGGCTGGACCCGGAGTCCGCGGATCTGATCCCGCAGAACGTCTCGGCGCGGTTCCTGCCGAAGACCCTGTTCGGTGAGCGGTACGTCGCGCTGCAGATCCCGGACGATCCCGCGCAGCAGCGGCTCACCGACGGGGACGTGATCCCGCAGGACCGCAGCTCGGCCGCGGTGGAGCTGTCCCAGGCGTTCGAGCACCTGCTGCCGGTGCTGCAGGCCGTGCAGCCGCAGAAGCTGTCCAGCACCCTGTCCGCGATCTCCACCTCGTTGCAGGGCAGGGGCAAGCCGCTCGGCCAGACGTTGTCCGAACTGGGCCGCTACCTCGGCGACCTGAACCCGCATGTGCCGCAGCTGCAGGAAAACCTGCGCGAGCTGGCGGATTTCTCGCACAACCTCAGCGACGCCGCGCCCGACCTGGTGCAGACCCTGGACAACCTGACCACCACCTCGCAGACCGTGGTCGACCAGCGGGGCAACCTGCAGGCGCTGTACGGCAATCTCACCCAGGCCTCCACCGACCTGCGCTCCTTCCTGGCCGCGAACGCGGAGAACCTGATCCGGCTCGGCGACTCGGCCCGGCCGACCGCGGAACTGCTCGCCAAGTACGCGCCCGAGTACCCCTGCGTGATCGGGCAGATGGCCGACCTGGTGCCCAAGCTGAACACCGTCTTCGGTAAGGGCACCGACAAGCCGGGCCTGCACGCCACCCTGGAGATCACCAACACCCGCGGGCCGTACAAGGCGGGCGTTGACGAGCCCGAGTTCAACGACAAGCGCGGCCCGCGTTGCTACGCCATGGACGACTACCCGCAACCGTTCCCGCAGCACCCGCCGGAGGGGCCGATCAAGGACGGCACCTCGCAGCCGCCCGCCGCCCGCTCGGTGAACGACGGCCTGCTGCCGCCAGCCAACGCCGAGAAGGTCGCCAGTGGGGGCGGCGCCGTGGCCGGTAGCCCCGCCTACACTCCGGCCGAGCACGATTTCCTTTCCCAGCTGGTCGGCCCGCAGGTCGGGATGGACCCGGCCGAGGTGCCCGGCTGGAGCGGCCTGCTGGTCGGGCCGCTGTACCGCGGGGCGGAGGTGAGCTTCGAGTGA
- the rplA gene encoding 50S ribosomal protein L1 translates to MTKRSKAYRQAAELIDRQRLYAPLDAVKLAQETSKVKLDATVEVAMRLGVDPRKADQMVRGTVNLPHGTGKTVRVIVFATGDKAAEAEAAGADAVGTDELIERIQGGWLEFDAAIATPDQMAKVGRIARVLGPRGLMPNPKTGTVTPAVAKAVTEIKGGKVSFRVDKQANLHLAIGKVSFEPEKLVENYAAALDEVLRAKPSAAKGRYLQKVTFSTTMGPGIPVDPARTRNLLAEEVPA, encoded by the coding sequence ATGACCAAGCGCAGCAAGGCCTACCGTCAGGCCGCCGAGCTGATCGACCGGCAGCGGTTGTACGCGCCGCTGGATGCCGTGAAGCTCGCCCAGGAGACCTCCAAGGTCAAGCTGGACGCCACCGTCGAGGTCGCCATGCGGCTCGGCGTGGACCCACGCAAGGCCGACCAGATGGTCCGCGGCACCGTGAACCTGCCGCACGGCACCGGTAAGACCGTCCGCGTCATCGTTTTCGCCACCGGCGACAAGGCCGCCGAGGCCGAGGCCGCCGGCGCCGACGCGGTCGGTACCGATGAGTTGATCGAGCGCATCCAGGGTGGCTGGCTCGAATTCGACGCCGCGATCGCGACTCCGGACCAGATGGCCAAGGTCGGGCGGATCGCCAGGGTCCTCGGCCCGCGTGGCCTGATGCCGAACCCGAAGACCGGCACCGTGACTCCCGCGGTCGCCAAGGCCGTCACCGAGATCAAGGGCGGGAAGGTCAGCTTCCGCGTCGACAAGCAGGCGAACCTGCACCTGGCGATCGGGAAGGTCTCCTTCGAGCCGGAGAAGCTGGTGGAGAACTACGCCGCCGCCCTCGACGAGGTGCTGCGGGCCAAGCCCTCCGCGGCGAAGGGCCGTTACCTGCAGAAGGTGACCTTCTCCACCACCATGGGGCCAGGCATCCCGGTCGACCCGGCCCGCACCCGCAACCTGCTGGCGGAGGAAGTCCCCGCCTGA
- a CDS encoding MaoC family dehydratase, producing the protein MNATNLEKGTELPPLSVRLTREHLVRYAGAALDFNPIHWNERFAKDVGLPDVIAHGMLTMALGGRLVTEWLGDPGRLIEYGVRFTRPVVVPDDGAGALVEFTGKVAEVREDGLARVDITAKFDGKTVLGKAQAFVRPA; encoded by the coding sequence GTGAACGCGACGAACCTGGAGAAGGGCACCGAGCTGCCCCCGCTGTCCGTGCGGCTCACCCGGGAGCACCTGGTCCGCTACGCCGGTGCCGCGCTGGACTTCAACCCGATCCACTGGAACGAACGGTTCGCCAAGGACGTCGGCCTTCCGGACGTGATCGCGCATGGCATGCTGACCATGGCGCTGGGCGGCAGGCTGGTCACCGAATGGCTCGGCGATCCCGGCAGGCTGATCGAGTACGGCGTGCGCTTCACCCGGCCGGTCGTGGTGCCCGACGACGGCGCGGGCGCACTGGTCGAGTTCACTGGCAAGGTGGCCGAGGTGCGCGAGGACGGCCTGGCCCGGGTGGACATCACCGCCAAGTTCGACGGAAAAACCGTGCTCGGTAAGGCGCAGGCGTTCGTCCGGCCCGCCTAG
- a CDS encoding MlaE family ABC transporter permease: MTLLSSIGRRARRAVDAPLGILDQLGDQLAFYVKALAWVPRAVRRYLRETMRLLAEVSFGSGALAVIGGTVGVMVGLTVFTGIVVGLQGYAALDQIGTAAFAGFASAYINTREIAPLVAGLALSATVGAGFTAQLGAMRISEEIDALEVMGVPSLPYLVTTRIIAGFIAVIPLYIIGLVVSYFGSRVVTVYFYGQSAGTYDHYFNLFLPPQDVFISFAKVLIFAVFIILSHCYYGYRASGGPAGVGVAVGRAVRTTIVTVAIVNFFIGFAIWGTTTTVRIAG; the protein is encoded by the coding sequence ATGACCCTCCTCAGCTCGATCGGCAGGCGGGCCCGCAGGGCGGTGGACGCCCCGTTGGGCATCCTGGACCAGCTCGGCGACCAGCTCGCCTTCTATGTCAAGGCGCTGGCCTGGGTTCCCCGCGCGGTGCGCAGGTACCTGCGCGAGACCATGCGGCTGCTGGCCGAGGTCAGCTTCGGCTCCGGTGCGCTCGCCGTGATCGGCGGCACGGTCGGCGTGATGGTCGGCCTCACCGTGTTCACCGGCATCGTCGTCGGCCTGCAGGGCTACGCCGCACTGGACCAGATCGGCACGGCCGCGTTCGCCGGGTTCGCCTCCGCGTACATCAACACGCGCGAGATCGCCCCGCTGGTGGCCGGGCTCGCGCTGTCCGCGACGGTCGGCGCGGGCTTCACCGCGCAGCTTGGCGCGATGCGCATCTCCGAGGAGATCGACGCGCTGGAGGTGATGGGCGTGCCCAGCCTGCCGTACCTGGTCACCACCCGGATCATCGCCGGGTTCATCGCGGTGATCCCGCTGTACATCATCGGCCTCGTGGTCTCCTATTTCGGATCACGAGTCGTCACGGTGTATTTCTACGGCCAGTCCGCGGGAACCTATGACCATTACTTCAATCTGTTCTTACCCCCGCAGGACGTGTTCATCTCCTTCGCGAAAGTGCTGATCTTCGCGGTGTTCATCATCCTGTCGCACTGCTACTACGGGTACCGCGCCAGCGGCGGCCCCGCGGGCGTCGGCGTGGCGGTCGGCAGGGCCGTGCGCACCACGATCGTCACGGTGGCCATCGTGAACTTCTTCATCGGCTTCGCCATCTGGGGCACCACGACGACGGTGAGGATCGCAGGATGA